The window GAATGTAACTCTCTGCTTCCGCTGCATCTCCCGGAATTTTGAGCTTTATGGTTTCATAGCCGTTGCTGCTGAATTCATAAATTTGAGAGAGAACATCAGGCAAGTCAGATAATCCGCAAACAGCATTGCATTTGATACCGCTGTCCGTTTTTTCCCCGGTCCAGTGCTGAAACAGGGACATTTTCCGGTCACAAGCCGCCTGCTGCTCGTGAAGCAGGGACAAGCCGAACGCAACTGAAGGCAATTTTTTAAGTCCCGTGCTGGTATTTTTTTCTCGAAGGTAACGGGAAAGAGTCCTGTTGTTGAAGTGATCCTGAATGGCGGGATGGTTGTTTTTCAAAAAGGCCCAGGCGTCCTGAAGATTGTCAGAAGAAAAACCGGGGAGCGGGGCAATTTCAGTCCAGATCCGGTTGCCGTCACCCATTATAAATCCTTCACGATAGTTAATAACACCCGCTGCGTTTTGAAAAGGCTTGCGGAAGGGGATCCGGTAACTGAATAAGCACAATTTGCTCATGAGTATAGTTGGCTCAGATTCACAATCGAATAATTACAGGCAGGTTAAACATATCAGGAATTTTTCTGGCTGAGCAGGCATATCATGCGGGGCAACAGCTATTGTTGTGAATTTAACCGGTACAAAACAGATCAGCATGCAAGCATGTTCCTTCATCCAAGTGCAATACCTGCACTGAACAGAATTCCGAAAGCAGTCATGAACTGCGCTGTTTGAACCAGTATGTCATTAAAAGCTTCCTTGCGATTTTCGACATGGAACCAGCGTATGATATAAATTGCCCAGGGCAACAGGATCATAGGTAAAAAAATAAGGAAACCGTACTCTTCGCGGAAAAAAAAATGAGGCGGTATGGTAAATGGAAGCAGGGCAAGAATGGTGAATTGCCATCGGGCAAATCGTTCTCCAAAAATGACGACAAGTGTGTTTTTACCCGCCCGACGATCGCTGTGCACATCCCGGTAGTTATTGGCAACAAGTATCATGGTAGACAGCGACCCGACAGCAACTGAAGCCCAGAGTGCCTGTTCTGACCATTGCAGTGTATTCACATAATACGTTCCTGTTACAGCGGCAAAACCGAAAAAAAGAAAGACGAAGAGATCTCCGAGACCATTGTATGCAAGTGGAAAGGGACCACCGGTGTACATGATGCCCGCAGCAATAGCAAGAATTCCTGTTACAAGTATGGGCAGACCGGCATGAAGAACGAGATAAAGTCCGAGCAGAAAAGCTGCGAAAAAGGTACTTAATGCTGTAGTCAGCATGGTGCCGGGTGATATGGCCCCGCTGGAAGATGCCCTGGTAAAGCCTACACGATCATCAGCATCAGCGCCGCTGCGGTAATCGAAATAGTCATTTGCAAAGTTCGTTGCAATCTGGATCAAAACAGCGCATGACAAAGCGACAACAGTGGCAGGCCAGTAGAGCTGCTCGTGCTGCCAGGCAAGTGTGCCGCCAACCATAACGGGAATAAGAGAAGCGGGCAGGGTCCGGAGCCGGGCAGCTTCAACCCAAACAAGAACATTCATGAAATACTGAAATTTAGAAAATTTTAATTTTGCTTAATGTAAGGAAAACATGAGACGTTCGTGATTCAATCCCGCCTGAAAGCGCTTTTTTAAACACTGTAAGTCAAAAATGCCAAATAGAATGAAATAGTAAAGCCCCGAATGATAATTGATTAAAAAAATATGGATATTTTTGTTGAATGATTTATATTGTGCTATCGTTATGAACGAAGCGAAACCAAAATTTAAAGTGATTGATTCATGAGTAAAACGTATAAGCGATTTGATGCACTGGAAGCAGTGACAAAGGCAGATGATAAGCTGACCGAAAGAAACGGGACAGGCAAGATCGATATGAATATCGCCAAGATATTTGGCGAGAACTGCCTTTCCATAGACACTCTCAAGGAGCGTCTTCCGAAATCCGTATGGAAAGTGCTCAAAAAAACCATCCGGGACAACGAGCCCCTGGAGTTTGATGTAGCAGATGCCGTAGCTGTTGTTATGAAGGAGTGGGCTACGGAAAAAGGAGCTACTCACTACACGCACTGGTTTCAACCGCTTACGGGTGCAACTGCTGAAAAACATGACAGTTTTATCACACCCAACCAGGGCGGTGGTGCCATTACCCAGTTTTCAGGAAATGATCTGATGCGGGGTGAGCCTGATGCTTCAAGCTTTCCGAGCGGCGGACTCCGTCCTACATTCGAGGCACGTGGATATACCGCATGGGACCCCACATCTCCTGCGTTCATTATCGATAATGGCAATGGTTCCACTCTGTGTATTCCGACGGTTTTTGCTTCCTGGAAAGGAGAATCCCTGGACTTCAAAACACCGCTTCTGCGCTCTGTCGAAGCTCTGAACAAGCAGGCCATAAGGGCACTGAAGCTGTTTGGCGAAGAAGAGTTGACTTGGGTCAATGCCACCGGCGGTTATGAACAGGAGTATTTTCTGATTGATCAGGAGTACTTTTACCGGCGACCCGATCTGCTTACTTCAGGCAGAACTCTCTTCGGTGCAAAACCGCCAAGAGGACAGGAGCTGGATGATCATTATTTCGGCTCCATTCCCGAGCGTATTCTTTCGTTTATGTTCGAAGCAGAGAAAGAGTTGTATAAAGTTGGCGTCCCGGTAAAAACACGTCACAATGAAGTGGCTCCGGGTCAGTTTGAGATTGCACCCGTTTTTGAGAAGGCCAATATCGCGGCAGACCATCAGCAGCTGACGATGATAACCCTGAAGAAGGTAGCCAGAAAGTATGGCCTTGTATGTTTGCTCCATGAAAAACCGTTTGCAGGTCTGAATGGCAGCGGCAAGCATGCCAACTGGTCAATGGTTACCAGCAAAGGGCAGAACCTGCTTGAACCCGGTGATAATCCGCATGACAACAGGCAGTTTCTGTTTTTCTTCACTGCAACCCTGAAAGCGGTACATGATTATCAGGGGTTGCTTCGTGCATCTATCGCAAGTGCCGGAAACGATCATCGTCTCGGAGCAAATGAGGCGCCTCCGGCCATCATCTCTGCCTATGTCGGCGAGCAGCTGGAAGACGTTGTTCAGCAGCTTAAAAAAGGAGAGGTAACCGGGTCAAAAGACGGCGGACTTCTGGGACTGGGAATACCAGTGCTGCCAACCATACCCAAACATGCCGGGGACCGTAACAGAACGTCTCCCTTTGCCTTTACCGGGAATAAGTTTGAGTTCAGAGCTGTCGGATCAGAGCAAACCGTCTCATTCCCGACAACCATACTCAACACAATCGTAGCCGGAGCCATTGATGAGCTTTCCACAGCGGTAGAGAATAAGCTGAGTGGCGGTGCTGATCTTGAAAGTGCCCTGCGTGAGGTCTTCAAGGATACCTATACTGAAATTGAAAATATCCTTTTCCACGGTGACGGGTATTCGGATGACTGGCAGAAAGAAGCGGAAAAACGTGGTTTGCTGAATTTGAAATCCACTTTAGACGCTCTTCCGCAACTGACAGACGAAAAGAACGTCAAACTGTTCGAAAACTATAATGTTCTTTCGCATCGTGAGCTGGAATCCCGCCTTGAGATATATCTTGAGCAGTATTTCATCAAGCTCAATATCGAGGCCGAGACCACGGAAGATATAGTCAGAACAATGATTGTTCCTGCTACTATCCGGTATCTCAATGAAGTCATTGCAGTTAATGACCGGGGCAAGACAACGGGACTCGATATTGCGTCAACCAAAACTCTTGCCGAAGAGGTCAACGGAGAACTTGCAAATCTGCTTAAGGCCGTCGACAAGCTTCGTGAAGTGAATGAAGATCTTGGCGGCGATACAATTCCCGAAAAAGCGACCCATCTCTCCAAAGTAGTTCTGCCCGAGATGAACAAGGTAAGGGAGATTGCCGACAAGCTTGAAAAGCTGGTTCCGGATGATTACTGGCCGTTGCCCTCTTATCGTGAGATGCTTTTTGTAAAATAAGTCTTCTTGACGCAACAGGAGGAAAGAGCAAGCCCGGTTCTGTGAGAGCAGGCCGGGCTTTTATTTTGGTGCGCCCGGCAGGGCGCATCCGCAAGCGTTCAGGCGGGTACTTCCGGCCGCCTATCCGAGCTTCTCTTCTATTTTTTCATCGATGAGTGCCGGGTTTTCAGTCATTTCATCTTTCGGCTCTTTAACCAGATACCAGGCTGCCGCGGAGAACGCTACGGTCAGGGAACAGATTACCAGCAGAACCGCTTTATTATCCACTGCTTCCACGATATCACCCACCGCAAAACTTGAAACAAGCTGCGGGAGCACAACCGACAGGTTGAATAGCCCCATGTAAAGTCCCATCTGATTCTGAGCAATTTTTTGCGACATAATGGCAAACGGAAGACTGATGATAGAAGCCCAGCCAATGCCCACTACCAGCATCATGATATAGAGAACATAGGGAGTATCAGCCAGTACAAATATAAGGGCATAACCGACGGCCATGCAGACCAGAGCGGTTGCGTGAGTTCTGACGCGGCCGAACTTATTGGCAAGGGGTTCAAGTGCGAGCACAGGAATGATCGCAGCAACAACATTAAGCGAAAAGAAACTCCAGTTTACCACACTTCCCACATCGTCACTGCTCAGTTCCGGCATCCGGAAATCAACGAATGCAAAAAAGTAGATGAACATGCTCTGCGCACCGATCCAGGAAAATGAGTGCGCTGCCAGAACTTTCTGAAATCCAATTTTTCCTGCTTCTTCACGGGTCTTTCCCTCTTCAGATTTGAATAATGCTTCCCCGATCAGATATATGGTCACGGCCAGTGCAATCAGTTCAAAATAATATCCCGGAAACTCAAAACCGCTGAGCCGTTTTACAATGGCATATATTCCGTAACCCAAAAAGCCCCACAGGGGACGAATACTGATCAGAATGCGGTAAAGGGAAGCATCGTTAATCTTCTCACCATCATCTTTCTTTTGTTGAGCTAATTCTCTGGCAATATCTTCCTCGCTTTCTCCATAGCGACCGAGGTACTTGGGCTCCTTTATGAAAAACGGCGGTATCACGGAAAAGAAAAACACCAGGAAGACCCCGAAATAGAGCAGGAAAATATTACCTAATACCGCTCCGATAAAATAGGAAAGTACTCCGAAGGTACCCGAAACGGTCTGCATCCAGGCATATCCTTTTGTCCGTTCCCGCCCCTCAGGTGTAACATCTGCGATTATAGATCGCGTGGGATTAAAGGATACGTTGATGGATAAATCCAGCACCATTGAAACAACAATGGCAATACCGAGTATGGCCTCAATGCCCAGTCCGGCCTGAATCACACCAATGTTCGGCAGTGCCAGCAGCATCAACGAAGCCAGCACACCTCCGATGACTATAAAGGCACGCCTTCGCCCGTTCCAGACCCAGACGTTATCACTTATGATACCGATTATGACTTGTCCGATGATACCCGCAATAGGTCCGGTAGCCCATACAAGTCCGATATCCGTAATCTGCAATCCGTATTCATAGGTCAGCAGCCAGCTGAGTGCGGCAATCTGCACTGAAAGTGCAAACCCCATGGCTGTTGCCGGTAACGCGAGGATCGCATAAAATGAGTTCGAAAGGCGCTTTTGAATCTCTAACATGGTGAATCAAAATTGTACAGATCACGGCTAAGCGATCAAATGTGATGAAAAAAGACAATTAGTTGGTAAAACAAGATCGAAAAAAAATTTCTCCTAAAATACAATCTCAAAGCGATTGCACAAAGTAATCAGAACCCTGATTTTGTGCTCATTTATACGCCACCATTAGGCATGCACGCATTTTTTTGTATCTTAAACAGGTATTTTCGGGTTTTTAATATTATTGCAAACAAAATGAATATGATTTCACTGGTTACCTTAATATTACTTTCGGCATTTGGTGGCAGCACAAACAGCAACGCTCCGCATCAGATCCCGGATGGATTGTATTCTTTTTACTCCGGAAACAATGAATCTGTGAACACCAGAACTCCGGGTTCCAATGACAATGAAGAAGCGGATAACAGCCGGGATGATGATGACAATGTAACAAAACCGGATGATCACTGGGAAGTAGAAGGTGATCAGTGGGATGAGTGGCCGACGCGCGACATCCGCTTTGAGACCGACGAAGGAACATGGATGAACCTGGATGTCTGTCCGGACGGGGAGTACATCGTTTTTGATCTGCTTGGAGATATCTACAGAATTCCGCTGAGCGGAGGCGAGGCTGAACTGCTCTCCGGCGGAGCGGCTTTCGATATGCAGCCGCGCTACAGTCCGGACGGGGAAATCATTGCCTTTACCAGCGATCGCGGCGGCGGTGACAATATATGGCTGATGAATGCCGACGGGTCCGACCGGCGCGCCATAACCGATGAATCATTTCGCCTGCTCAGCTCACCGTTCTGGACGCCTGACGGCGATTATATTGTTGCAAGGAAGCACTTTACGGGGACACGATCTCTCGGAGCCGGTGAAATCTGGATGTACCACGTGCAGGGCGGAACCGGGCTGCAGTTGACCGAAAAGGAGAGCTGGACTTCTGATCAAAATGAACCGGCAGTTTCTGCCGACGGCCGCTGGCTCTATTACAGCTTTTC is drawn from Natronogracilivirga saccharolytica and contains these coding sequences:
- a CDS encoding 1,4-dihydroxy-2-naphthoate polyprenyltransferase yields the protein MNVLVWVEAARLRTLPASLIPVMVGGTLAWQHEQLYWPATVVALSCAVLIQIATNFANDYFDYRSGADADDRVGFTRASSSGAISPGTMLTTALSTFFAAFLLGLYLVLHAGLPILVTGILAIAAGIMYTGGPFPLAYNGLGDLFVFLFFGFAAVTGTYYVNTLQWSEQALWASVAVGSLSTMILVANNYRDVHSDRRAGKNTLVVIFGERFARWQFTILALLPFTIPPHFFFREEYGFLIFLPMILLPWAIYIIRWFHVENRKEAFNDILVQTAQFMTAFGILFSAGIALG
- a CDS encoding glutamine synthetase III — translated: MSKTYKRFDALEAVTKADDKLTERNGTGKIDMNIAKIFGENCLSIDTLKERLPKSVWKVLKKTIRDNEPLEFDVADAVAVVMKEWATEKGATHYTHWFQPLTGATAEKHDSFITPNQGGGAITQFSGNDLMRGEPDASSFPSGGLRPTFEARGYTAWDPTSPAFIIDNGNGSTLCIPTVFASWKGESLDFKTPLLRSVEALNKQAIRALKLFGEEELTWVNATGGYEQEYFLIDQEYFYRRPDLLTSGRTLFGAKPPRGQELDDHYFGSIPERILSFMFEAEKELYKVGVPVKTRHNEVAPGQFEIAPVFEKANIAADHQQLTMITLKKVARKYGLVCLLHEKPFAGLNGSGKHANWSMVTSKGQNLLEPGDNPHDNRQFLFFFTATLKAVHDYQGLLRASIASAGNDHRLGANEAPPAIISAYVGEQLEDVVQQLKKGEVTGSKDGGLLGLGIPVLPTIPKHAGDRNRTSPFAFTGNKFEFRAVGSEQTVSFPTTILNTIVAGAIDELSTAVENKLSGGADLESALREVFKDTYTEIENILFHGDGYSDDWQKEAEKRGLLNLKSTLDALPQLTDEKNVKLFENYNVLSHRELESRLEIYLEQYFIKLNIEAETTEDIVRTMIVPATIRYLNEVIAVNDRGKTTGLDIASTKTLAEEVNGELANLLKAVDKLREVNEDLGGDTIPEKATHLSKVVLPEMNKVREIADKLEKLVPDDYWPLPSYREMLFVK
- a CDS encoding MFS transporter, with product MLEIQKRLSNSFYAILALPATAMGFALSVQIAALSWLLTYEYGLQITDIGLVWATGPIAGIIGQVIIGIISDNVWVWNGRRRAFIVIGGVLASLMLLALPNIGVIQAGLGIEAILGIAIVVSMVLDLSINVSFNPTRSIIADVTPEGRERTKGYAWMQTVSGTFGVLSYFIGAVLGNIFLLYFGVFLVFFFSVIPPFFIKEPKYLGRYGESEEDIARELAQQKKDDGEKINDASLYRILISIRPLWGFLGYGIYAIVKRLSGFEFPGYYFELIALAVTIYLIGEALFKSEEGKTREEAGKIGFQKVLAAHSFSWIGAQSMFIYFFAFVDFRMPELSSDDVGSVVNWSFFSLNVVAAIIPVLALEPLANKFGRVRTHATALVCMAVGYALIFVLADTPYVLYIMMLVVGIGWASIISLPFAIMSQKIAQNQMGLYMGLFNLSVVLPQLVSSFAVGDIVEAVDNKAVLLVICSLTVAFSAAAWYLVKEPKDEMTENPALIDEKIEEKLG